A part of Marinomonas rhizomae genomic DNA contains:
- a CDS encoding alpha-glucosidase, giving the protein MTDKQEWWRGAVIYQVYPRSFFDSNNDGIGDLPGVTAKMHYIASLGVDAIWLSPFFTSPMKDFGYDVSDYCGVDPIFGTLDDFDELIASAHHHGLKVMIDQVLNHSSDQHPWFVESRSSHDNDKADWYIWADANPDGTVPNNWLSVFGGPAWHWDSRRRQYYLHNFLDSQPDLNFHNPDVVDALLETVEFWLKCGVDGFRLDTANYYYHDIELRNNPPKDEVVEGSIGVRLDNPYAYQLHLYDKSRPENIAFLQRLRSLLDQYPNTTTVGEVGCDFALETMAAYTQGKDKLHMCYSFDLLTHDSSMTHIRNTMETIEAGLGDGWPCWSIGNHDVERVVTRWGKNHDPIAKSKIYMAMLLTLRGSVCLYQGEELGLPEAELTFEQLVDPFGINFWPEFKGRDGCRTPIPWKNETLGGFTQSAEAWLPIAESQRPMAVSEQEGNRHSVLHAYRDFLHIRRSHPELRHGNIEFLYNDETTLTFIRSYEGKRIYVAINTASQDIILPVELHLSPLTLPEAIHSGYVDGNTIVLAPFSILLASITD; this is encoded by the coding sequence ATGACAGACAAACAAGAATGGTGGCGTGGAGCCGTAATTTACCAAGTTTATCCTCGCAGTTTTTTTGATTCAAATAACGATGGCATTGGCGATCTTCCCGGCGTTACCGCAAAAATGCATTATATCGCTTCTCTAGGTGTCGATGCCATTTGGTTATCACCATTTTTCACCTCACCTATGAAAGATTTTGGTTACGATGTTTCCGACTACTGCGGTGTCGATCCTATTTTTGGAACCCTGGACGATTTTGATGAACTGATTGCCTCAGCTCATCATCATGGTCTTAAAGTGATGATTGACCAAGTACTGAACCACAGCTCGGATCAACACCCTTGGTTTGTTGAATCGCGCAGTAGTCACGATAACGATAAAGCAGATTGGTATATTTGGGCTGACGCTAACCCTGATGGCACAGTCCCTAACAATTGGTTATCTGTCTTTGGTGGCCCTGCATGGCATTGGGACAGTCGTCGCAGACAATATTATCTACATAATTTCTTAGACAGTCAGCCAGACTTAAATTTCCACAATCCAGACGTTGTGGATGCTTTACTTGAAACCGTGGAATTCTGGTTAAAATGCGGTGTAGACGGTTTCCGTTTAGACACAGCGAATTATTATTACCATGATATAGAACTGAGAAATAACCCACCAAAAGACGAAGTCGTCGAAGGCAGTATTGGCGTAAGACTCGACAACCCATACGCTTATCAGCTACACCTATATGACAAATCCAGACCCGAAAACATTGCCTTTTTACAACGTCTACGCAGCTTATTAGACCAATACCCCAATACAACGACTGTGGGTGAAGTGGGATGTGATTTTGCGCTAGAAACCATGGCGGCGTACACCCAAGGTAAAGACAAGCTGCACATGTGCTATTCGTTCGATCTGTTAACGCATGATTCTTCTATGACTCACATTCGCAATACCATGGAAACGATAGAAGCAGGTTTAGGCGATGGATGGCCTTGCTGGTCAATTGGAAATCATGACGTAGAACGCGTAGTGACTCGCTGGGGTAAGAATCATGACCCAATCGCCAAAAGCAAAATTTATATGGCGATGCTTTTAACCTTACGCGGTAGTGTTTGTCTGTATCAAGGCGAAGAACTCGGCCTGCCGGAAGCTGAACTGACCTTTGAGCAACTGGTTGACCCATTCGGAATTAATTTCTGGCCAGAATTTAAAGGCAGAGATGGCTGCAGAACACCTATTCCATGGAAAAATGAAACGTTAGGAGGCTTTACTCAATCCGCAGAAGCTTGGTTACCTATTGCTGAATCCCAACGCCCAATGGCAGTGAGTGAGCAGGAAGGTAATCGCCACTCGGTGCTGCATGCCTATCGTGATTTTCTACATATTAGACGCAGCCACCCAGAACTGCGCCATGGCAATATCGAGTTTTTATATAACGATGAAACAACCCTAACCTTCATCCGTAGCTATGAAGGCAAACGCATTTATGTCGCTATTAATACCGCAAGCCAAGACATCATCCTGCCGGTCGAGCTTCATTTGTCGCCCCTTACGTTGCCAGAAGCCATACACAGCGGCTATGTAGATGGAAATACCATTGTCCTTGCTCCGTTTAGTATTTTATTGGCTTCTATTACCGACTAA
- a CDS encoding MFS transporter, whose protein sequence is MFSENARPVAWPLFFFYFFFCAVVGVMMPYISMYYKSIGLTASEIGRLMSTFTLSGILVPHFWGWLTAKVGLPKRILQVGILGCFIAVIPFNWSNQFETFWLLTCTMALFYSALIPMTDSLAVRSIRRLDVPYTRLRVGGSIGYVFSVTSAGFLIGQFGVGIVIPTICVFMALAVVTSFFLKEQAYEVNQQKASVSFLSLVKSPESILFFVLAFLAFMSHAPFNVFFAVHLSNFGYSGESIGLLMALGVVIEIFLFLFFGNTIKRFDVVHIITLCFICGIVRWLLVGWFASIAWVLIITQLLHCITFALFHMVSIDQIRRLFPERFAGQGQAMYSAFAIGLGGGLGMVITGYLWEWLGGAWVFTLAAGVSALALAILLLSQRR, encoded by the coding sequence ATGTTTTCTGAAAATGCTCGCCCTGTGGCTTGGCCTTTGTTCTTCTTTTACTTTTTTTTCTGTGCTGTTGTGGGCGTCATGATGCCTTATATCTCGATGTATTATAAATCGATTGGTTTAACTGCCTCCGAGATTGGCCGTTTGATGTCGACTTTTACATTATCTGGAATTTTGGTGCCTCATTTTTGGGGGTGGCTCACAGCAAAAGTTGGACTGCCAAAACGCATACTTCAAGTAGGAATTCTTGGTTGCTTCATTGCGGTTATTCCATTTAATTGGAGTAACCAATTCGAAACATTTTGGCTTTTGACCTGTACGATGGCCTTGTTTTATTCAGCCCTTATCCCGATGACTGATTCTCTGGCGGTGAGAAGTATTCGACGCTTGGATGTGCCTTATACGCGACTGAGAGTAGGCGGCTCGATTGGCTATGTATTTTCGGTAACAAGCGCCGGCTTTTTGATTGGACAATTTGGTGTTGGAATTGTTATTCCAACTATTTGTGTTTTTATGGCACTTGCTGTCGTGACGTCTTTTTTTCTTAAAGAGCAGGCCTATGAGGTCAACCAGCAAAAGGCAAGTGTTTCATTTTTGTCACTCGTTAAAAGCCCTGAATCCATACTGTTTTTCGTTTTAGCTTTTTTGGCATTTATGTCGCATGCGCCATTTAATGTGTTTTTTGCTGTGCATTTGTCTAACTTTGGCTACAGCGGTGAATCCATTGGTTTGCTTATGGCATTGGGTGTGGTGATTGAGATTTTTTTATTCTTATTTTTTGGTAATACGATTAAACGCTTCGATGTGGTTCATATTATTACGCTTTGTTTTATTTGCGGAATTGTTCGTTGGCTTCTGGTCGGGTGGTTTGCTTCTATTGCTTGGGTGCTTATTATTACTCAGCTGTTGCATTGTATTACGTTTGCTTTATTTCATATGGTATCGATTGATCAAATAAGACGTCTTTTTCCTGAGCGCTTTGCCGGGCAAGGCCAGGCTATGTACAGTGCATTTGCTATAGGTTTAGGTGGCGGACTTGGTATGGTGATTACGGGCTATTTATGGGAATGGTTGGGCGGAGCATGGGTTTTCACCCTCGCAGCTGGCGTGAGTGCGCTGGCATTAGCCATTCTTTTGCTTAGTCAGCGTCGTTAG
- a CDS encoding LysR family transcriptional regulator produces the protein MIDIAELLTFIKVAETSSFSEAGDQLFVTQPAISKRVASLENSLGVKLFDRIGRQVQLTEAGIRLLPKARKMAEDLQDIKRSMTLQMQDVSGELRLSTSHHVGLHRLPKSLKRFQEDFPSAHLEIEFVQSEEAYQDVLKGRAELGVITLSNKENPLIESLPIWSDPLACVVSKDHPLAFSKNLSLIELAQHACVLPNKNTFTRQIAEQAFGKQGLKPQVRMNTNNLETLAMLVNIGWGWSLLPSTLVDEKLAVLNLPDLNVERKLGVIHHKQRTLSRAAIAFIELLKSDGSCL, from the coding sequence ATGATAGACATCGCAGAGCTACTAACCTTTATAAAAGTCGCTGAAACCAGCTCGTTTTCAGAAGCAGGTGATCAACTTTTTGTTACGCAACCCGCCATTAGCAAACGAGTAGCTTCGCTCGAAAACAGCCTTGGTGTAAAACTTTTTGATCGCATTGGACGACAAGTGCAATTAACCGAAGCAGGTATTCGCTTATTACCCAAAGCTCGAAAAATGGCAGAAGATCTGCAAGACATAAAACGCAGCATGACATTGCAAATGCAAGACGTAAGCGGTGAATTACGCCTATCCACCAGCCATCACGTTGGCTTACATCGCTTGCCTAAATCACTAAAACGATTTCAAGAAGATTTTCCCAGTGCGCACTTGGAAATTGAATTTGTTCAATCAGAGGAAGCCTATCAAGATGTTTTGAAAGGACGCGCTGAGTTAGGGGTTATTACCTTATCCAATAAAGAAAATCCGCTCATTGAGTCATTGCCTATTTGGTCAGACCCACTAGCATGCGTGGTCAGTAAAGATCACCCTCTCGCATTTTCTAAAAACCTGAGCTTAATTGAATTAGCGCAACATGCTTGTGTGTTGCCCAATAAAAACACCTTTACCAGACAAATAGCAGAGCAGGCATTTGGCAAGCAAGGCCTGAAGCCTCAAGTGAGAATGAATACAAATAACTTGGAAACACTAGCAATGCTAGTCAATATTGGTTGGGGATGGTCGTTACTCCCCTCAACACTCGTCGACGAAAAGTTAGCCGTATTGAACCTGCCGGATTTGAACGTAGAAAGAAAACTGGGGGTTATTCATCACAAACAAAGAACGCTTAGTCGTGCCGCCATCGCCTTTATCGAATTATTAAAAAGCGACGGCTCTTGTTTATAG
- the leuC gene encoding 3-isopropylmalate dehydratase large subunit, producing the protein MSAKTLYDKLWDSHLVQQRDDGSALIYIDLQLLHEVTSPQAFEGLRLAGRKPWRVSSSLATPDHNVPTTKKERISGVDGIEDPVSKIQVTTLDDNCNEFGITEFNMKDIRQGIVHVVGPEQGATLPGMTVVCGDSHTSTHGAFGALAHGIGTSEVEHVLATQCLVQKKSRNMLVRVDGELSPWVSAKDVVLAIIGAIGTAGGTGYAIEFGGTGIQSLSMEGRMTVCNMAIEAGARVGLIAVDETTIEYVKGRPYAPKGDHWDMAVEAWKDLVSDKEAQFDEVVVIKSEDIKPQVTWGTSPEMVIAIDEAIPRAEDQKDPVKKEGYARAWKYMGLEGKTMLSDIVLDRVFIGSCTNSRIEDLRIAAQVVKGRKVATTLKQAIVVPGSGLVKAQAEKEGLHEIFEAAGLEWREPGCSMCLAMNADKLGAGEHCASTSNRNFEGRQGFGGRTHLVSPAMAAAAAIAGHFVDVNEFVKH; encoded by the coding sequence ATGTCAGCGAAAACCCTTTATGACAAGTTGTGGGATAGCCACCTTGTTCAGCAACGAGATGACGGTAGTGCATTGATTTATATTGATTTACAACTACTTCATGAAGTGACTTCACCACAGGCTTTTGAAGGTCTTCGATTGGCAGGACGTAAGCCTTGGCGCGTGTCTTCAAGCTTAGCAACGCCAGACCATAATGTTCCTACGACTAAGAAAGAACGTATTTCTGGTGTAGATGGTATTGAAGACCCAGTTTCTAAAATCCAAGTAACCACGTTGGATGATAACTGTAACGAATTCGGTATCACTGAATTCAACATGAAAGATATTCGCCAAGGAATCGTGCACGTTGTTGGGCCAGAGCAGGGTGCGACGCTTCCAGGTATGACAGTAGTGTGTGGTGATTCTCACACATCGACTCATGGTGCCTTTGGTGCTTTGGCACATGGTATTGGTACCTCTGAAGTTGAGCATGTATTAGCTACTCAGTGTTTGGTGCAGAAGAAAAGCCGCAACATGTTGGTTCGTGTTGATGGTGAATTGTCACCATGGGTCTCTGCTAAAGACGTTGTCTTAGCGATTATCGGTGCGATTGGTACCGCCGGTGGTACAGGTTATGCGATTGAGTTTGGCGGTACAGGTATTCAGTCTTTGTCTATGGAAGGTCGTATGACTGTCTGTAATATGGCTATCGAAGCGGGCGCTCGTGTTGGTTTGATTGCAGTAGACGAGACCACTATTGAATACGTTAAAGGTCGTCCTTATGCACCAAAAGGTGACCATTGGGATATGGCGGTAGAAGCATGGAAAGATCTTGTTTCTGATAAAGAGGCGCAATTTGATGAAGTGGTTGTAATCAAATCGGAAGACATCAAGCCACAAGTGACTTGGGGAACGTCGCCAGAAATGGTTATTGCTATTGATGAGGCGATTCCTCGTGCAGAAGATCAGAAAGACCCAGTGAAGAAAGAAGGTTATGCACGCGCTTGGAAATACATGGGCCTTGAAGGTAAAACTATGCTTTCCGATATCGTTCTAGATCGAGTTTTCATTGGTTCTTGTACAAACTCACGCATTGAAGATCTTCGTATTGCAGCGCAAGTAGTTAAAGGCCGTAAAGTGGCAACGACTCTTAAGCAAGCGATCGTCGTTCCTGGTTCTGGCTTGGTAAAAGCGCAAGCTGAAAAAGAGGGTTTGCACGAGATTTTCGAAGCCGCTGGATTAGAATGGCGTGAGCCAGGTTGTTCTATGTGTTTGGCAATGAACGCTGACAAGCTAGGTGCTGGCGAACATTGTGCGTCTACTTCCAACCGCAACTTTGAAGGTCGTCAAGGTTTTGGTGGTCGTACGCATTTGGTGAGTCCAGCAATGGCAGCGGCAGCAGCGATTGCAGGCCACTTTGTTGATGTTAATGAGTTTGTTAAACACTAG
- the leuD gene encoding 3-isopropylmalate dehydratase small subunit: MRPFTKHTGLAAPLDLANVDTDMIIPKQFLKSIKRTGFGKNLFDELRYEDEGQPDQECDGRPIRQDFVLNQDRYKGASVLLARQNFGCGSSREHAPWALDDYGFRTIIAPSFADIFYNNCFKNGLLPIVLQAEEVDQLFAEVALREGAEIIVDLENQTVTSPSGATFEFNVDNFRKHCLLNGLDDIGLTLQQDSAIRRYEEKRMNDAPWLFLSRGQ; the protein is encoded by the coding sequence ATGCGTCCTTTTACTAAACATACAGGTCTAGCCGCTCCTTTGGATTTGGCGAACGTTGATACTGATATGATCATTCCAAAACAGTTTTTGAAATCCATAAAACGTACTGGTTTTGGGAAAAATTTATTTGATGAACTGCGTTATGAAGACGAAGGTCAACCAGACCAAGAATGCGATGGTCGTCCTATTCGTCAGGATTTTGTGTTAAACCAAGATCGTTACAAAGGCGCGAGTGTGTTATTAGCGCGTCAGAACTTTGGTTGTGGTTCTAGTCGTGAACACGCGCCTTGGGCATTAGATGATTACGGTTTCCGCACGATTATTGCACCAAGCTTTGCCGACATTTTCTATAACAACTGCTTCAAAAATGGCTTGTTGCCTATCGTTTTACAAGCAGAAGAAGTAGATCAATTATTTGCAGAAGTAGCCTTGCGTGAAGGCGCAGAAATTATTGTCGATCTTGAAAATCAAACTGTAACCTCGCCTTCTGGTGCGACATTCGAGTTCAACGTGGATAATTTCCGTAAACATTGTTTGTTGAATGGTTTAGACGATATCGGCTTAACGTTACAGCAAGATTCTGCGATTCGTCGCTATGAAGAAAAACGCATGAATGATGCGCCGTGGCTTTTCTTGTCACGCGGTCAGTAG
- the leuB gene encoding 3-isopropylmalate dehydrogenase, protein MTKNVLVLPGDGIGPEIVAQAVRVLDAVNEQFSLNIQHESALVGGSAYDETGSPLPEATLAKAKTADAILLGAVGGPKWDKLDMSVRPEKGLLGLRSNLELFSNLRPAILYPQLADASSLKPEIVAGLDILIVRELTGGIYFGQPRGIRTLENGEREGFNTYVYSESEIRRIGRSAFEAARQRGKRVCSIDKSNVLEVTVLWKEVMEEVAKEYPDVELTHMLVDNAAMQLVRAPKQFDVMVTGNMFGDILSDAAAMLTGSIGMLPSASLNAEGRGMYEPCHGSAPDIAGKGIANPLATILSVAMMLRYSLDAKDAADAIEAAVSKVLDLGLRTADIASEGCETVSTQAMGDAVLAALKA, encoded by the coding sequence ATGACTAAGAATGTATTGGTATTGCCGGGTGACGGTATAGGTCCTGAAATCGTAGCGCAAGCGGTGCGCGTTTTGGATGCAGTGAATGAACAGTTTTCATTGAATATTCAGCATGAGAGCGCTTTAGTCGGTGGTTCTGCTTATGATGAGACTGGTTCTCCATTGCCAGAAGCGACATTAGCTAAAGCTAAAACCGCAGACGCGATTTTGCTTGGTGCGGTTGGCGGTCCTAAGTGGGACAAGTTAGACATGTCAGTTCGCCCTGAAAAAGGCTTACTTGGCTTGCGCTCTAACCTAGAGTTATTTTCGAATCTTCGTCCTGCGATTCTATACCCACAGTTAGCTGATGCGTCTAGCTTGAAGCCAGAAATCGTTGCTGGCTTGGACATCCTAATTGTTCGCGAACTAACAGGCGGCATTTACTTTGGGCAGCCTCGTGGTATTCGCACGTTAGAAAATGGTGAGCGAGAAGGTTTTAACACTTATGTTTACAGCGAATCAGAGATTCGTCGTATTGGACGTTCTGCTTTTGAAGCGGCTCGCCAACGTGGTAAGCGTGTTTGCTCAATTGATAAGTCCAACGTGTTAGAAGTGACTGTGCTTTGGAAAGAAGTCATGGAAGAAGTGGCGAAAGAGTATCCAGACGTCGAATTGACTCATATGCTAGTCGATAATGCTGCTATGCAGCTTGTTCGTGCACCAAAACAGTTTGATGTAATGGTTACTGGCAATATGTTTGGTGATATCCTTTCTGATGCTGCTGCCATGTTGACAGGTTCTATTGGTATGCTACCTTCTGCTTCACTAAATGCTGAAGGTCGCGGTATGTATGAGCCATGTCACGGTTCTGCACCAGACATCGCAGGTAAAGGAATCGCTAACCCATTGGCGACAATTTTGTCAGTTGCTATGATGTTGCGTTATTCTTTAGACGCCAAAGATGCGGCGGACGCGATTGAAGCGGCAGTCAGCAAGGTTCTGGATCTAGGTCTTAGAACGGCAGATATTGCATCAGAAGGATGCGAAACTGTTAGTACGCAAGCCATGGGCGATGCCGTTCTAGCAGCATTAAAAGCTTAA
- the asd gene encoding aspartate-semialdehyde dehydrogenase has product MSKQAVGLVGWRGMVGSVLMQRMMEEKDFDHIDPVFFTTSQTGQKGPEIGKDIPLLQDASDIEALKKMDIIITCQGGDYTKAIYPQLRNAGWKGYWIDAASSLRMDKDAIIVLDPVNLDVIKQGLTSGVKTFVGGNCTVSLMLLALGGLFEKGHIEWMTSMTYQAASGGGARHMRELINQMGMLQGSVASELADPASAILEIDRKVAETMRSGTLPTDQFGVPLAGSLIPYIDSQLDNGQSREEWKAQAEANKILGIDGNPIPVDGLCVRIGAMRCHSQAYTIKLNKDIPVADIEGLLAEHNQWVDVVPNDKEATMQRLTPTVATGTLGIPVGRIRKLNMGPEYISAFSVGDQLLWGAAEPLRRMLRILIED; this is encoded by the coding sequence ATGTCAAAACAAGCTGTAGGTTTAGTCGGATGGCGCGGAATGGTCGGTTCCGTGTTGATGCAACGCATGATGGAAGAAAAAGACTTTGATCATATTGATCCAGTTTTCTTCACTACATCTCAAACGGGGCAGAAAGGTCCAGAAATTGGTAAAGATATTCCATTACTTCAAGATGCAAGCGACATTGAAGCATTGAAAAAGATGGATATTATTATTACCTGTCAAGGCGGGGATTACACCAAGGCTATTTACCCACAGTTGCGTAATGCTGGTTGGAAAGGTTACTGGATCGATGCGGCATCTTCTCTACGTATGGATAAAGATGCCATTATCGTACTTGACCCAGTTAACTTGGATGTTATTAAACAAGGTTTAACGAGTGGCGTTAAAACTTTTGTTGGTGGCAATTGTACTGTTAGCTTGATGCTATTGGCGCTAGGTGGGTTGTTTGAAAAAGGTCATATCGAATGGATGACTTCTATGACTTACCAAGCGGCGTCTGGTGGCGGTGCTCGTCATATGCGTGAGCTGATCAATCAGATGGGTATGCTGCAAGGCTCGGTTGCTAGTGAGCTTGCAGATCCTGCCAGTGCGATTCTTGAGATCGATCGTAAGGTCGCAGAAACAATGCGTTCTGGTACGCTTCCAACAGATCAGTTTGGTGTGCCTCTAGCGGGTTCTTTGATTCCTTATATCGATAGCCAGCTTGATAACGGCCAGAGCCGTGAAGAGTGGAAAGCACAAGCTGAAGCGAACAAGATCCTAGGTATCGACGGCAACCCAATTCCAGTTGATGGCCTGTGTGTTCGTATCGGTGCAATGCGTTGCCATAGTCAGGCATACACCATCAAACTGAACAAAGACATTCCGGTGGCGGATATCGAAGGCTTGCTTGCTGAGCACAACCAGTGGGTTGATGTTGTACCAAACGATAAAGAAGCAACAATGCAGCGTTTAACACCAACTGTAGCGACTGGCACGCTTGGTATTCCAGTGGGTCGTATTCGTAAGCTGAACATGGGGCCTGAATACATTAGTGCTTTCTCAGTGGGTGACCAATTGCTATGGGGTGCTGCTGAGCCACTACGTCGTATGCTGCGCATCCTAATTGAAGACTAA
- a CDS encoding DUF3307 domain-containing protein — MSDFSTLLVSFLLIHTLCDFYLQPKHWIKEKEEKKHRSPKLYLHSILHGVALLIPALALKIDWINIASIISIVTITHFAIDLWKVSTSKGDAFSRFAIDQILHVLVFIITAFYITDSITITELLQHDQLPEATMITFAYLLILKPTSVAIGCILSKYPISGGEKESVNGLVAGGELIGYLERILILTFTLVGSYAAIGFVLAAKSIFRFGELNKSSDRSMAEYMLIGSLVSVVMTTLIGILVILGLDIGVE; from the coding sequence ATGTCTGATTTTAGCACCCTACTCGTGTCATTTTTACTGATCCATACCCTTTGTGACTTTTACCTCCAACCAAAGCATTGGATAAAAGAAAAGGAAGAAAAAAAACACAGATCACCAAAGCTCTATTTGCATTCGATTTTACATGGCGTGGCATTACTCATCCCTGCGTTAGCCCTAAAGATCGACTGGATTAACATTGCTAGTATCATCTCGATTGTTACCATTACTCATTTCGCCATCGATCTATGGAAAGTCAGCACATCAAAAGGTGACGCCTTTTCACGCTTCGCCATTGACCAAATATTGCATGTACTAGTATTTATCATTACAGCTTTTTACATCACTGACAGCATCACCATTACTGAACTACTACAACATGATCAGTTACCAGAAGCTACCATGATCACCTTTGCTTACTTACTGATACTTAAACCTACCTCTGTCGCAATCGGCTGCATTTTAAGCAAATACCCGATTTCAGGAGGCGAGAAAGAAAGTGTTAACGGATTGGTTGCTGGCGGCGAATTAATTGGTTACTTAGAGAGAATATTGATACTAACTTTCACTCTAGTGGGCAGCTACGCTGCTATAGGCTTTGTATTAGCGGCTAAATCAATCTTCAGATTTGGTGAGCTAAATAAATCAAGCGATCGGAGCATGGCTGAATACATGTTAATTGGATCATTAGTGTCTGTGGTTATGACAACTCTAATAGGGATACTGGTGATACTAGGCTTAGACATAGGCGTCGAATAA
- the hpf gene encoding ribosome hibernation-promoting factor, HPF/YfiA family has product MYTLNISGHHVQSGEEVQEVVKDKMDHLARINNQITTINVTLNTEKHGTHELIVEASVHIPGHDLFAMVQTEKQLKPALDLLVGKLEKQLIKHKAKHAGRQHHINAKDVESPVERQLQAEFDELVEREVI; this is encoded by the coding sequence ATGTATACATTGAATATTAGCGGTCACCACGTCCAATCTGGTGAAGAAGTTCAAGAAGTAGTAAAAGATAAAATGGATCACTTGGCGCGTATCAATAATCAGATTACCACCATTAATGTGACCTTAAATACAGAGAAGCATGGGACTCATGAATTAATAGTAGAAGCCAGTGTTCATATTCCTGGTCATGACCTTTTTGCAATGGTTCAAACAGAAAAACAACTTAAACCTGCCCTTGACCTGTTAGTTGGCAAGTTGGAAAAACAGTTAATTAAACATAAAGCGAAGCATGCTGGTCGACAGCACCACATTAACGCTAAGGATGTAGAAAGTCCTGTAGAGCGTCAGTTACAAGCGGAATTTGATGAGCTTGTTGAGCGCGAAGTTATTTAA